The Solanum lycopersicum chromosome 6, SLM_r2.1 genome has a window encoding:
- the LOC101256882 gene encoding probable E3 ubiquitin-protein ligase RHC2A: MSSYWCYRCTRFVRISVGNDVVCPHCDSGFIEVAEGNIGSPESRRRFPMWNERPESDRSVNMGSRRSRRNRGDRSPFNPVIVLRSPSEAPGEDEAAAAAEERSYELYYDDGEGSGLRPLPPTMSEFLMGSGFDRLLDQLAQIEVNGFGRPENPPASKSAIESMPIIQIASNHVNSETHCAVCKEAFDLGSEAREMPCKHIYHSDCILPWLSLRNSCPVCRHELPTESTETTNSDNISRPRNEDEAMGLTIWRLPGGGFAVGRFSGGRRGAERELPVVYTEMDGGFNNGVPRRIAWRSRRSNTGRNGNGISRIFNNFTSFFRRLTPSSQHRSLSIHSSSSESSGSGSGSAVFRSRSVSSSTSIFSRYLRRSRRNWVPEERNGVTRW; this comes from the coding sequence ATGTCTTCGTACTGGTGTTATCGGTGTACAAGGTTTGTTAGAATTTCAGTTGGAAACGATGTTGTTTGTCCTCACTGTGATAGTGGATTTATAGAAGTTGCTGAGGGAAATATTGGGTCGCCGGAATCTCGCCGGAGGTTTCCCATGTGGAACGAACGGCCAGAGTCAGATCGGAGTGTGAACATGGGTTCTCGACGGAGCAGGCGTAATCGGGGTGATAGATCTCCGTTTAATCCGGTTATTGTTCTTCGTAGTCCATCTGAAGCACCTGGGGAGGATGAAGCTGCTGCAGCTGCAGAGGAGCGGAGTTATGAGCTTTATTATGATGATGGTGAAGGTTCAGGTCTCAGGCCGTTGCCGCCGACGATGTCGGAGTTTTTGATGGGATCTGGGTTTGATCGGTTACTTGATCAGTTAGCACAGATCGAGGTGAACGGTTTTGGTCGCCCGGAAAATCCACCGGCGTCGAAATCAGCGATTGAGTCGATGCCGATTATTCAAATAGCTTCAAATCACGTAAATTCCGAGACCCATTGCGCTGTTTGTAAAGAAGCTTTCGATTTAGGATCTGAAGCTCGAGAAATGCCCTGTAAACACATCTACCATTCCGATTGTATCCTCCCATGGCTATCTCTTCGAAATTCGTGCCCCGTTTGCCGACACGAATTACCAACGGAATCAACTGAAACTACAAACTCCGACAACATTTCTAGACCCAGAAACGAAGACGAGGCAATGGGATTGACAATATGGAGACTTCCGGGAGGTGGGTTCGCCGTAGGAAGATTTTCCGGTGGAAGAAGAGGAGCTGAGAGAGAGCTTCCAGTAGTGTATACAGAAATGGACGGTGGATTTAACAATGGGGTACCTAGAAGAATAGCTTGGAGATCAAGAAGAAGCAACACAGGTCGAAATGGCAACGGAATAAGCCGAATTTTCAACAACTTCACATCATTTTTCCGGCGATTAACACCATCTTCTCAACATCGATCTCTATCCATACATTCCAGTAGTTCAGAATCATCCGGTTCTGGTTCTGGATCTGCTGTATTCAGGAGTCGAAGTGTATCTTCAAGCACTTCAATATTCAGTAGGTATTTGagaagaagcagaagaaattggGTACCTGAAGAACGTAATGGAGTAACAAGATGGTAA